The DNA region TTTGCCAGTGGCGCCACTCTGGAGCCTTACGTTACGTGAGGGTCAACCCTTGATGCAAAAAAAAACGACTTCAGATGAAGTCGTTTCGGTATTCTTATGGTGCACTAGCTGTGCTTATGCTGGTCGCGGCGACAGCGTTTGTCGTAGTGGCGCACCCACCAGTATTTATCGCACACTTCCTCATGTCCGCTCATGCGCGCCCCGGCGAGCCACAATACCGCACCGAGGAAGATGCTCAATATCGCGCCATGCGCAAAGTATTGCGGGAGGTCAAGCTGCGGCAGCTGGTTTAAAATTGAATAACCCACGCCGGCTACCATCACGAACAGCCCCAACCCCATCAGCACGTTACCGAGTAACGAAGCGTTTTTGCGTTTCATGTGTCACCTCCGGAACTTTGGGTTGTCAGGGGAAAAGCCCCTAATCCTTGTGTGTAAAGTATAGACAACGCCCCTTTTATGAGTTGCGTGAATGATCACAATTACAGATAACGCCCAAACAAAAGTTTACAAATAACACGTTGAACAGCTTGAAATTCTAATTGTTCAAATCAGAAATTATTCGTATTTCGCTTCGACGATCGCAGAATTTTGTCAAGCGGCGCGCCAGGCAGTAAACTACGCGCCAGATCTGGAACCCATTAGGAATTACCTCGTGACGATTAAACTGATTGTCGGCCTCGCCAACCCGGGCGCAGAGTACGCGGCCACCCGCCACAATGCCGGGGCATGGTACGTCGATCTGCTGGCCGAACGGTTACGTGTTCCCCTGCGTGAAGAACCTAAATTCTTCGGGTATACCTCACGTATTAATCTTGCAGGCGCGGACGTTCGCCTGCTGGTGCCCAC from Enterobacter chengduensis includes:
- the ychH gene encoding stress-induced protein YchH, translated to MKRKNASLLGNVLMGLGLFVMVAGVGYSILNQLPQLDLPQYFAHGAILSIFLGAVLWLAGARMSGHEEVCDKYWWVRHYDKRCRRDQHKHS